The segment ACGCGCTCATCGTCCCGGAGATCCAATTCTTCGACGTCACCGGCGGCGGCTTCGTGTCACGGCTGACGCTGAAGGTGCGCGCCCGGGGGACTGACGGCGCCATCCAGGTGACGGACCTGTTCGAGGGCACTCCCCGCCAGGGCAAGGGTGGCACCGCGTGGCTCGGCGGGGCGATGGCGGGTGAGACGGCCCTGCGCCAGTCCGCGGAGTTCGCCTTCGAGGATATCCTGCCGAAGATTGCCACCCGTTTGCGGGAGGCCTTCGTCGCGCCTCCTCCGAAGCCGAGCGCGAACGTCCTCTGATGTTCGCCCGTGCCTGCTGGCGTGCAGGCATTCTTGACGGTTTTCGGAGCATGACGTTACTCCTGGTGAACCTTGTCACCAGGAGCAACAGTCCATGCGCAACGCTCGACGTTCCCTGATGCTGCTACCGTGGTTGGCGCTGTCCGCCTGTCATCCCGAGTCTGAGCAGCCCTCCACGGGAGAGGCGCCCGCCGAGGCAACAGGCCAGACGTCCCGGCTGTTGCGAGCGGAGCTTCCCGTCCCTGGCCAGTACGTGGTGGTGCTCACGCCCCCGGCCGAGGGCGCGCCAGATGACGTGCCCGCGCTGGCGGAGGCGCTGGCGTCGAAGCACGGTGGGCAGGTGCTCCACGTGTACCAGAAGGCCCTGCGGGGCTTCTCGGTGCGCACGACGGAGGCCCAGGCGCTCGAGCTGGCCCGGCATCCGGCGGTGGCCTCCATCGAGGAGGATGCGGTGGTGCGCGACTCCCTCGTGCAGTCCTCGCCGAGCAACTGGGGGCTGGACCGCATCGACCAGCGCACGCTGCCGCTCGACAGCCAGTACATGTACTTCGGTACAGGGGCGGGCGTTCACACCTACCTCATCAGCACTGGCATCCGCACCACCCACACCGACCTGGGCGGCCGGGCCACGGCGGACTTCAACAACGTCCCGGACGGCATGGGCCACACCGACTGCAACGGCGTGGGCACCCACTGGGCCACCGTCATCGGAGGCAACACCCACGGCGTCGCCAAGGGCACGCGGCTGCACTCGGTGCGCGTGCTGGACTGCGGTGGCGGCGGCACCCTCTCCAACATCCTCGCTGGCGTGGACTGGGTCACCCTCCAGCACATCAAGCCGGCGGTGGCCCTGCTCAACCTCAACATGACGACGGTCAACACCACGCTGGAGGCGGGGGTCCGCAACTCCATCGCCCAGGGCGTCACCTACGTGGGCACCGCCGGCATCCGGTCCGTGGACGCGTGCACCTCGTCGCCCGCGCGCATGCCCGAGCTCATCACCGTGGGGTTCTCCAGGAACACCGACGCGGTGGCGCCCTTCTCCAACTTCGGCGGCTGCCTGGACCTCTTCTCACCGGGAGACGGCATCACGGGGGGCTGGCACACCAGCGACACCGCCACCAACACCATCGGCGGCGGAGTGGGCGCGGCGGTCGCCGCCGGAGCCGCGGCGCTCTGGCTGGAGGTGTTCCCCACGGCCACGCCCGCCTCGGTGGCGTCGATGCTCACGAGTCAGGCCACCACCGGCGCGCTCACCCCCACGCCCACGGCGCCGACGCCGGACCGCCTGCTGTACACGGGCTTCATCGGCTCGCGGCTGAGGGGCGGCACCACCGTCAGCGGCATCGCCAACCGGCCAGGCGACGTGCGCTTCTTCCGGCTCGAGGTGCCGGCGGGCACCACGCGGGTCACCTTCACCACCAGTGGGGGCACCGGCGACGTGGACCTCTACGTCCGGGCCGGCGCGCTGCCCACGCTCAGCGTGTATGACTGCGCGCCCTACCTGACCGGCAACGCGGAGACCTGCACCCTCAACTCGCCTGCCGCGGGCCCCCTGTACGTCATGCTGCACGGCTACGCGAGCTTCTCGGGCGTGTCGCTGTCGACGACGGTCACGCCGTAGCGCGAAGCCGCCACGGCCCCCGAAGCTCCCGTGCCGGGGGGCGGAGGGGCCGTGCAGCGCCAGGCGGGCGGCCTGGGCCGGCGGGTGCTACATGCCACGGCACGGCCCTGCAGCGGATGCAGGCGAGCACTGCGGCGGCCTCGACATCGAGTGCCTCCGCGTCCAGGACGGCAACGCCGCCTCCGAGCGGCTGGCAGGCCGCGCTGTTACCTGCCAACGCCCGGCCTTCACGCCGGAGCGTTCTCGCTCCGTCCCATCTGCCTCGCTGTAGTAGGTTGGCCTGAATGGTACGTACCTCAGTCCTGGTGTTGGTCGGGTTCTTCCTCTTCGCCTCCGCCGAGGCCTCTGCCGCGTCGCCGGATGCTGGCACCGCGAGGTCCGTCTCGGAGGCCTCGAAGCGAGTCGAGAGTGCTCGCGCTGCCCTCGCGACGGCCGTCAAGCGCATCGAGAAGGAGCCGCCGGCCAACGCCGACCTCGACGCCGCCGTCGCGGCGGTGGAAGCGCTGAAGGATGCGCTCACTGCGGGCGCGGGCTTCGAGACGGAGGACCTCGAGTACGCCAAGACGGTCCTCGCTGCCCGGAGGGAGCTCCGGACGCACCGCGAGTACGTCGACGAGCGCCGGGCCAAGGTCCACATCCACGAGTTCCGCCGCCGCATCGACGGCGCGCTCACGCCCCTGAACGAGCGCATGGCGAAGCTGACGGAGAAGGACCCCGCCCCCAAGGCCATGGACGAGGCCCGGGCCTCGGTGGAGGCGGTCAAGAAGCTGGCGGAGGAGGGCCGGCCCCTGACGAAGCAGGACCCGAAGTTCGCCGCGTACCTCACCGAGGTCGACGCGACCCTCGCCCGTCACGCGAAGACCCTCGACGAGCGGTGGCTGCAGCAGTCGGCCCAGAAGCAGCGCGGGCTCCTGGACGAGAGCCGCAAGGCGCTGTCCACCAACCTCACCGAGCTGGGCAAGGCCTGGTCGGACGAGAAGTTCGCGGCCGTCGACAAGGCGGTGGTGGCGCTGCAGAAGCAGCTCGACGAGGGCAAGCCGCTCGAGGAGCGCGACAGGGCGTATCGCGCGGAGGCGGACAAGGCTCGCGCTGAAATCACCCAGGCCCGGCGCCGGATGGACGAGCTGGTGGTGCAGGCGGGCGTCTCGCGGGTCAAGGCGGAGCTGGGGCCTCCCCATGAGGAGCTCGTCGCCGCTGCCAAGGCGCTGCGCGCGAGGAGGCCCACGCCCGAGCAGCTCGGCGAGGCCAAGACGGCGGCGTTCGTCGTCCGGAAGCTGGTGGAGAAGTACGAGCCGCAGGCCGCGCGGAGCCAGGCCATTGGCCAGTACCTCACCGAGGTGAAGAACACGCTCGTCGAGGTGGAGGTGGCCCTCCAGGTGCGCAGCCTCGACGCGGCTCGCGCCGACGTCATGCAGGCCCTGCGCAACCTCGAGAAGCGGGCCGTGACGGCCGAGCAGTTCGAGGAGGCGAAGACGGCGCTGGTCGTCCTGGAGAAGACGCTCGAGACGGTGCACGCGAAGAACCCCGCCATCAGCCCCGCCGCCGCCGAGGCGCGGCAGTTGCTCAAGGACGGGCGGGTGACGATGGAGCGGCGCCGGTACGAGGTCGACCTGCAGCAGCAGCGCGTGAAGGTCGACGAGGCGCGGAAGAACGCCGCGGCCCTGGTCACCCAGGTCCAGAAGGAGGCGCCCACGGAGGCGCAGCTCCAGGAGGCGGAGAACGCCGTCAAGCAGATTGGCACGGTGCTGGAGGCTGGCGCCCACTTCACCAAGAAGGACCGCGACTACGCCATCTACGCCAAGGAGACGAAGGAGCGCATGGCGGAGCTGAGCGAGCGCATCAACCGGCGGAAGACCGTGCTGGCCGCGGCGGACGCCCGCGCCCGCCTCACCGAGCGGCTGGCCGCGACGAAGGAGAAGCTGGAGACCGCGAAGCGCGTCTCGGCGACCGACGCCGACGTGGAGACGGCCTCGAAGAGCGTGGACGAAATCATGCAGCTGTTCGAGGCGCGCGCGGAGCTGGAGCGGCAGGACGCGGGCTACGCGGCGTACGCGGAGCGGGCGCGCGCCGAGTGGCTGAAGCTGGTGGAGGCGCTCGAGTTCGCGCGGCAGGCGCGGGCGTTGCGCCGCATCACCGGTGAGGCCCTGGCTGCCGCCAGCACGGAGTCGGAGTCGGCCGCGGCCTCGGCGGACCTGCGCAAGCGGAAGGCGCTGTACGCGAGCGCGCTGGAGAAGCTCAAGGCCTGCCAGGACGACGGTGCCAGGATGGTGAAGGAGAACGCCAGCCTCGCGACGGTCGACGTGCTCGTGGGCGGGAGCCCCACCCGGCCCCAGGACGTGATGGCCCAGTGCGCGCAGAAGGCAGAGGCGCTGCAGGCGCCACAGAAGAAGGCCGACGCGCAGCTCCGCTTCCAGGATGGCCCGAAGCGGGCCTACGACTCGGCGAAGGCGCTGCTCTCCAAGGGGCGCAAGAGCGAGGCGCTCGCGCAGTTCAACGAGTGCATCGCGGAGGGGCGCATCCTCGAGAACCGGTATCCCGACGTCAAGGAGCAGAGGTTCGACGTCGGCGG is part of the Pyxidicoccus xibeiensis genome and harbors:
- a CDS encoding pre-peptidase C-terminal domain-containing protein; amino-acid sequence: MRNARRSLMLLPWLALSACHPESEQPSTGEAPAEATGQTSRLLRAELPVPGQYVVVLTPPAEGAPDDVPALAEALASKHGGQVLHVYQKALRGFSVRTTEAQALELARHPAVASIEEDAVVRDSLVQSSPSNWGLDRIDQRTLPLDSQYMYFGTGAGVHTYLISTGIRTTHTDLGGRATADFNNVPDGMGHTDCNGVGTHWATVIGGNTHGVAKGTRLHSVRVLDCGGGGTLSNILAGVDWVTLQHIKPAVALLNLNMTTVNTTLEAGVRNSIAQGVTYVGTAGIRSVDACTSSPARMPELITVGFSRNTDAVAPFSNFGGCLDLFSPGDGITGGWHTSDTATNTIGGGVGAAVAAGAAALWLEVFPTATPASVASMLTSQATTGALTPTPTAPTPDRLLYTGFIGSRLRGGTTVSGIANRPGDVRFFRLEVPAGTTRVTFTTSGGTGDVDLYVRAGALPTLSVYDCAPYLTGNAETCTLNSPAAGPLYVMLHGYASFSGVSLSTTVTP